A window of Polaribacter litorisediminis contains these coding sequences:
- a CDS encoding HipA family kinase: protein MKLLHTIEDVHEIFDTQGSSPLLVTCDDFRDWVCKYDRFPKYLFNELIASEFAKLWGIKTPETSLIKVKSKHIPSEKFPQLQLGWFEKECFGSLYLETSKELDHTMLSMFQEKSFRDKITDKSDFLKIALFDIWMANEDRNHNNFNLLLYVSPKKTNFFYAIDHVNIFNSSFLDYGIAELTEDESIIKTDIAKILFGKDRKLTEIVNNLIEMFYICTKKCENKLEEKLSLVPDSWNIDKDLIRERITNNLFSEDWKAQCETSFREFIQSFVAN from the coding sequence ATGAAATTACTTCATACTATTGAAGATGTTCATGAAATTTTTGATACTCAAGGAAGTAGTCCTTTGCTTGTTACGTGTGATGACTTCAGAGATTGGGTATGTAAGTATGATAGGTTTCCTAAATATTTATTTAACGAACTTATCGCTTCAGAATTTGCTAAATTATGGGGAATCAAAACTCCAGAAACATCCTTAATAAAAGTGAAAAGTAAACATATTCCAAGTGAAAAGTTTCCACAATTACAATTAGGTTGGTTTGAAAAAGAATGCTTTGGTTCATTATACCTTGAAACTTCTAAAGAATTAGATCACACAATGCTTTCTATGTTTCAAGAAAAATCTTTCAGAGATAAAATAACTGATAAATCAGATTTTTTAAAAATTGCCTTATTCGATATATGGATGGCAAATGAAGATAGAAATCATAATAATTTTAATTTACTTTTATATGTTTCTCCAAAAAAAACAAATTTCTTCTATGCAATAGACCACGTGAATATATTTAATTCGAGTTTTCTTGATTACGGAATCGCTGAATTAACGGAAGATGAGTCAATAATTAAAACGGATATCGCAAAAATTTTATTTGGGAAAGACAGGAAATTAACAGAGATTGTGAATAACTTAATTGAAATGTTTTACATTTGCACCAAGAAATGTGAAAATAAATTAGAAGAAAAATTGAGTTTAGTTCCTGACTCGTGGAATATTGACAAGGATTTAATAAGGGAGAGAATTACAAATAATTTATTCTCTGAGGATTGGAAAGCGCAATGTGAGACCAGTTTTAGAGAGTTTATTCAATCTTTTGTAGCTAATTAG
- a CDS encoding type II toxin-antitoxin system HigB family toxin, translated as MRVIAKRTLRDFWEKHADCEEQLKSWYRETEKSEWKNINDLKNEYPSASILKDNRIVYNIKGNTYRLIVKFNFEYGICWIRFIGTHAEYDKIDANNI; from the coding sequence GTGAGAGTAATCGCAAAACGAACTTTACGAGATTTTTGGGAAAAACACGCTGACTGTGAAGAGCAATTAAAGTCATGGTATAGAGAAACCGAAAAATCCGAATGGAAAAACATTAACGATTTAAAGAATGAATATCCAAGTGCGAGTATTTTAAAAGACAATCGAATTGTATACAACATCAAAGGCAATACTTATCGCTTGATTGTAAAATTCAATTTTGAATACGGAATATGCTGGATAAGGTTTATTGGAACTCACGCAGAATATGACAAAATTGACGCAAATAACATCTGA
- a CDS encoding helix-turn-helix domain-containing protein, translated as MKISPIRNEKDYQKALDRIEDIFDSKKGTEEGDELEILSILIDQYENENFPIGMPDPIEAIKFRMEQMGMNQKDLAEVVGFKSRVSEILNKKRKLTLDMIRKLNTNLHIPTEVLVQDY; from the coding sequence ATGAAAATATCACCGATTAGAAACGAAAAAGACTATCAAAAAGCGCTCGACAGAATTGAGGACATTTTTGATTCAAAAAAAGGAACGGAAGAAGGAGACGAACTAGAAATCCTTTCAATCTTAATTGACCAATACGAAAATGAGAATTTCCCAATAGGAATGCCCGACCCAATAGAGGCAATTAAGTTCCGAATGGAACAAATGGGAATGAATCAAAAAGATTTAGCAGAAGTTGTTGGCTTTAAAAGTAGAGTAAGTGAAATACTGAATAAAAAAAGAAAACTGACTTTGGATATGATAAGAAAACTTAACACCAATCTACATATTCCAACTGAAGT